The genomic window TACTCGGCGGCGGCGAGGGTGACACCACCCGCGAGTCCGGCAAGCCGGCCCCTGCGGCTTCGGCCGTCGTCTCCCGCGGCCTGCTGCGCGGCTCGGCCGACCGGCTCACCCTGATCCAGGGCGGCCCGGCGGGCGCCACGATGGGGATCGGCGCGGCAGCGACCGGCCAGACCACCCCGGCCGGCGGCACCGTCCACGCGGTGCGAGGTGCGACCGCACTGAAGGCGGAGCCGCAGAGCGTCGGAAACGTCGAGACGCTGCCCTTCGCCAAGCCCGAGCCTAAACCTGAGCGCAGCGTCGCGGACCGGCGGGCCGAGGCGAAGATGAAGGGCTATGTCGGCGAAGCCTGCCCCGAATGCGCGAACTTCACCCTGGTCCGCAACGGCACCTGCCTGAAGTGCGACACCTGCGGTGGCACAACGGGGTGCTCATAGTTATGCCGCGTTTGATGTAACGGAGAGGGGAGATTGGGCCCAAACAGAGGGATGTTTGGGCCCTCGCGATAGGGAAGTTTGGTCGCAAGCCCGGTTTTGAGGGAGTGAAATGCCTTGATGGACTGGACGGTCGATCCCGAGCCGCCCAGTCCGCGAAGGGAACAATAAGGGGCAGCCAGGGTCGCAGCGTGCTGCGGGGGCTGGAACAGCAGGGTCGTTCAAACAACTAAAAGCTCGACGGATCGAAGATCCAACCGAGGAAGGCTCTCATCGAACTTTGGACGGGACACCCAGACCGACGACCCGGTTCTCTTGTCTTTCTTCGATCAACCGGCAATCTGGCACGATCAGGCAGCTTGGAGCTGTTCGTTAGAGACGCTCGTAGGCTTCTGCCCGAGCCCCCCTACCTCATAGCCAAGCTCGAAGGTCTCGCGGGAATGGCAGGGTGCGAACCTTCCAGAGGCCCAGAAGTAGCCCATGGACATCCAGAGAACGAGCAGTCCTAGCCCAAACAAGGGCAGCGTCAGGATGCCGATGACCAGCGTTTTGATCGCCTGACCGCGGAGGTGGCTGCTGCAGGCGTCTGTGTACCATGCTTCAGTCGCCGTCCTGATGTCGTAAGGGTAGGCGCGCTCAACTTTGCCGCTCAGCCAGAGTTCGACCTGTTCTCCGCGCTGCATGGCCGCGTCGAGAATGAGCGAGGCTTCCGCCTCGACCAGCATGCTCGGGAAGAAGCGGGCCTTGCCGTCAACCGTCCGAACGCGGACGCCCGTCCAGATTTGCCGCCCCGAGGGATCGGCCTGGACATCGAAGACCGTCGTCGATGCGTAGCCCAGCAGGGTGCAGGTGATGACTTCGTCCACTTGAGGCTTCCTTTCAATCGTCGAGGAGGTAGGTGAAGCGCAGAGCGGCATGCGGGCTGGAGGTGGAGTAGCCTACAACCTCGCAGCCGCGCCGGACCGGACCGGCGCCGCGCAGGGTCAAGGCGTTGGCGCCGTTCGCGTAGGTGCCGCGCACGGAGTACGCGGCGGGGGCGCAGCCGGCCTTGAAGGCGTAGGCCGTGCCCGAGACCGGCCCGTCCGGGTGGATCTGGCCCCGGAACAGAACGGTGCCTTCCTCAACCACCGGTTTCAGGGATGCCTTCGGCTCCAGGTAGGTGACGATGCCGACCGCCGGATCGATCATCACCAAGCTGCCGTTGTGGTCCCAAGGGCGCCCAGACGTTTCCGCTTTCGGCGCGACCATGGGCGGAGGGCTCTCCAAGAGCTTTCGGACCATCGGGATGCCGCTGGCGCATCGGGCATCCCCGACCTCCAGCCGGCCCTTCCCGCGGGCCGTGTCGTTGTCGGGCTCCAGCACGAAGACGTCGCCGACCGGATCGGCGGTGCCGGCGAAGGCCCCCTGTGCGAGCATGGCCTTGCCGCTCGCCGTCACGGTCGTGGTCCAGGCCGCTCCGGGCTCGCGCGCCTCGCAACGGACCGCGACCCGCCAGAGGGCACGTCCGTTCGAGACTTCTCCGGCATAGGAGAAGGTGACGATGGTCCGAAGCTCGCGGCCGGCCCGCGTCTCCGCGGCTTCCGCCGACCAGCGGTCGGTGACGGGACCGGCCCGGGCGGTGCCGAGAAGGGCGGCGCTCGCGAGAAGGACAAAGCACGGGATTCTGAGGGGCTGCATGGACTGCGGGTTCGCGCCTTGAGGATGGGAAGCCGGTTCTTCGGCCATCGGGTTGCCCGACCTGCGGAGGTCCGTCAGGTGGCGGACCCGGTCGGCGATGGCCGCCGGCCGGGTCGGACGCCGGCTCAGCGCAGGAACTGGAGGATGCCCTGGTTGGCTTGGTTGGCCAGCGAGAGCGCCGACACCCCGAGCGACTGGCGGGTCGACAACGCCTGCGAGTTCGCCGCCTCCTCGTTCATGTCGGCGTTGACGAGGTTGGCCGCGCCGGTGTCGAGGATGTTGCCGACCTGCTTCGTGAAGTCCTGCCGCACCTGCACGTTCGAGAGGTTCGAACCGAAGCCCGATTGCAGGCTCTTCAAGCTGGCGAGCGCCGTCTTCAGGGTGTCCTGCATCGACGCCAAGCCCTTGTCGGTCTGAATGTTGAACTCGCCGGTGCCCGCCGTGCCGTTCACCGCCTTCGAGACGCCGAGGCTCTCCGCGGTGAGCTTGCGCCCGGCGATGGTCAACTTCGACTGGTCGGACCCAGTCTTCTCGTTGAAGATCACGCTCAAGGTGTCGCCGCCGAGCAGGTTGGTGCCGTTGAAACCGGAATCCTTCGCGATCTGATCGATCTGGGTGCGCAGGTCGTTGAACTGCGAGGCCAGCGCCGTACGGGCGGCGGAGGTCTTGTCGCTCGACAGGCCGGTCGTGTAGGCGGCCGCCGTCAGGCCGAGTTCGTCGTTGCCGTTGCCGCTCTGGGCGTCCGTCAGGGCGGCAGCCGCGGTCGCACCGCCGCCCACGCCGACCTTCAGGCTGTCGGAGTTGCCGGTGACCGTGAGCTTGCCGGCGTCGTCGACCGCCGCCGTGGCAAGGCCCGAGGCGTTGATCGCGTTGACGAGGTCGCCGTCCGCGACGTCAACGTGCCCGACGCCGCCTTCGAGACGGCCTGGCCCGCTCGTTCGGCTCGGCTGCGCGCCCTCGTCGCCGCCGGCAACCGCGTGCTCGTCCACTGCCGCGGTGGTCTCGGTCGCGCCGGGATGGTCGCCGCCAGGCTGCTCGTCGAGATGGGCACAGAGCCCGAGGCCGCCATCGCCATGGTCCGCCGGGTGCGCGATCCACGGGCCGTCGAGACGCACGCCCAGGAGGCATGGGTCCGGCAGGGCCGCCCGCAGGCCATCGCTCGTCCCGACGAGGCCGGTGCCAGGAACCGTGCCGTCGGTGCCCTGCTCGGGCTGGCGGTCGGCGACGCGGTCGGCACCACCATCGAGTTCTCTGCCAAGCCTTCCCAGGCGGTCCTGTCCGACATGGTCGGCGGCGGCCCGTTCGACCTCAAGGCCGGGCAGTGGACCGATGACACCGCGATGGCTCTCCCGCTCGGCGACAGCCTCCTTGCAGCCCAGAACCTGGACCCTGGCGACCTGATGCGCCGGTTCACCTCTTGGAGCAGGCACGGTGCCTATTCCTGCACCGGCGCCTGTTTCGACATCGGCAACGCCACGGCGGCGGCCCTTCGCAGGTTCCAGCAGTCCGGCGACCCCTTCGCCGGCTCCAACGACCCGAACACAGCCGGCAACGGTTCGATCATGCGCCTTGCCCCGGTCGCCGTCCGGCACTGGCACGACCGCGAGACCATGCTGCGGGTCGCCCGGGACCAGTCCCTTACCACCCATGCCGCGCGCGAGGCCATCGCCGGCTGTGAGATCCTCGCCGACCTGCTCGCAACGGGCATTCGCGGCACCACCCTGCCGGGCCTCCTCTCGTCGGAGGCCGTCGCCCGGGTGAGCGGGTTCCGGCTTGGCCAGCCGCGCAACGAGGTCCGAGGAACCGGCTACGTGGTCGCCTCGCTCCACGCGGGGCTCTGGGCGGTCTCTCGCACGTCAACTTTCCGGGACGCCGTGCTGCTTGCGGCCAACCTCGGTGAGGACGCCGATACCACCGCCGCGGTCACCGGTCAGATCGCCGGAGCCCTTCACGGCGCGAGCGCCATCCCCAAGGATTGGCTTGACCGCTTAGCTTGGCGCGAGCGGATTGAGCAGATGGCCGGCGACCTCTTCGACAGCGGTCTTGGACGTTTGGCCGCCTGACCAGACCCCACCAGATCCTGAACCCCGCCTGACCGATTCTATCCAGAGACGACCATGACGACATTCGACCACGCACTCACTCACGACTTCATCGAGGCCTTGCGTCGGGAAGCCGACCACGACGGCTGGTGGCGCGACGTCCTCGCCGACCCGGCCCTCGTGGTCGCCCCCCGGGGTCGTTCGCTGAATGTGTACTGGAAGGGTCAGTCCCTGTTTCGGGCAAAGCTCTCCGGCGGCACCTTGGCCGTCACCACCCATGAGAAGTTCCTGCTCGACCCTGCCCTGGCCGAACAGGTGCCGCTCCGGGCGGACGGCACCTTCGACGTCGCCGCTCTCCTGCAGAAAGGCTTCATCGGTCGATACGAGGGCAAGGAAACGCTGCAGAAGATGAAGGCCGCAGCCGGGGTCTTCGCCGATGGAGAGAAGTCCGGCTGCCACGAGGTTGCGGTTCGCAATGCGAACGTCATCGACGTAGAGGTAGCGTTTCCGGGCAGGTACATGTTCGAGGGCAAGGAGACGACCGCGCCGCGCGTCGACCTCGCGGCAGTCGAGGCGGACGGCCCCGATGCCCGCCTCGTGTTCTGGGAGGCGAAAACCTACGACAACGGCGAGTTGCGCGCCCTGGCCGAGGAGACACCGGCGCCGGTCTGCGGCCAGGTCGCGGTGTACCGGCAGATCCTCACCCAGCATCGAGAGGTGGTCGAGGCAAGCTACACCCGGGTCGCCGCCAACCTCGTCGCCTTTAAGAGCCATGCCTTTTAAGGTGTTTTCTTAGCCATTAGCTTGGCCTTTTCGAGGACCCTGGCGGTGGCGACGTGTTTTCGGGCCGTAGCCGCCGCTACATAGGGCTTGTCGACCTTGCGCTTGGGACCACGCGGGCTGGTTGCAATCCGCCCTGGGTCGACCCGCTCCGCCAAGGCGAGCAAGCGGGCCGCGACGCTCGCCGCATCCTCCTGGCCCGTCAACACAGAGCCGTGTCCGAGCGCCACCATCAGCCCCTCGTAGCCGGCACCGATCTGACGGCTCAGGTGGAACACCGAGACCCGCGGCTCGGGCCCGTGCACCTGCTCGATGCACGCGCTCAGCAGGCTCAGCACGTTGTGGGCCAGAACGGCAGCGGCAAACCCCAGCAGGGCCGCCCGCGGACGACCCAGGCGACCGGCCTCGCTGTGCAGCACCCGTTCCATCTGCAGGAACAGACCCTCGATCCGCCAGCGTCGCCGATACACCTGCGCGATCTGCGCCGCACTGACGCTCGCCGGCAGGTTGCTCCACAGCCAGATCGTCCGGTCTCCCTCCGTCGTTGGCGCCGTCAAGCTCAGCGCGATGCGCCGCCACGCATCGCCGCTCCCCTCCAGCGTAATGCTCTGCTCACACAGTGTGCCGGTCTCGCAGGAGCCGCACGCCTGCCAATCCCCCTGCGCGCCCAGGCGGGGATGGTTGCCGTGCCGACGCACCACGAAGTGGCTGCCTGCCTCAACCAGACCCTGCAGCCAGGTCCGGACACAGAAGTGCCGATCGGCAACCCAGACCTGACCGGGCGCGGCAGCGTCCAGGAGGGCCCGGGCCAGCGCCCGTTCGTCGGCATAAGCATCTTCGGCCGCCACCAGATCGACGGCCAGGCCGGTATCGGGATCGTAGACGACCAGGGTCTGCCCCGGCAGGGCGGCGCCGCGATGCGCGCGCAGAGGCTTCAGGCGCTTGTCGCTGCCGGGCAGATGGTTGCCGTCCAGCACGCGCAGTGCGTAGCCCGGCAGGCTCGGATGGCCGGTGCCCGCCGCGGTCATCACCGGGGCCAGTCGGGTCGCGCTGCCGCGCACGAGGGCGCGCAGCAGGTCGGGCTCGGTGCGGTTGACCTTGTCGTAGAGGGCGGGCAGCGAGACGGTCAGGTCTTCGGCTTCGCGCGCAGCGGCGTGCAACGACGAGCGCAGGCCGAGAGCGACGAGCATCGTCAGCCTGACGACAGTGGAGAACAGCAACTCCCGCGTGTATTGCCGCTGGCGATGCTGCTCGAACACCTCGTCGATCCAGCCGGCCGGCAGCGCGTGTTCCAAGGCCGTGCGGGCCATCAGGCTCGTCGGCGCATAGTTCTCGAACCGTTCAATGACGGCAGACCAGACTGGATCGGATCCTTGCAATGCTTCGCTCATTGCAAGGATATAGTTAATATAAACGAACCTTAAAAGGCATACCTTTAAGAGCCTGTTTGAGAACTCTGTTTCATGCGGGATTGTTGAGTGCGTTGGCAGCCACGAGGCAGGCGACGCAGGCCAGGCGACCGGTGGCGACATCGAGGCGACCGGCGCGCTCGCGCAGCAAGCCGCCCCAATGGCTGAGCCAGCCGAAGGTCCGCTCCACGACCCAGCGTCGCTCCAGCACGACGAAGCCCCTCTGATCCGGGTCCTTCTCGACGACGTGGTGGCGCATGCCGTGGAGGTTGCACCACTCCCGGCAGCGCTCGGCCGTGAAGGCGCCATCGATGATGGCCAGCCGTGGTTCTGGTCGACGCCCACAGCGCCGCCGCTGTCGGCGCGCCAGAGCGCGCATCAGGCTCTCGAACAGCCCCTTCTCGATCCAGCGCCGGAACCAGCCGTAGACCGTGCGCCAGGGCGGAAAGCCAGCCGGCAGCGCCCGCCACCCTCCGCCCGTCCGCAGGTGCCAGGCGATCCCCGCCAGCGCCCGGCGCACGGGCGTCGCATCCTGACGGCTGGGCGGATCGGCTCGTTCCAAGAAGCGAGCCACCTCGTCCAAGCCTGCTTGCAGCACCATGTCCTTCAGACGCGCCTCATGACGCGTCCGATGTCGGTCCGTCCACATCTGCTCTCCACTCCGCCCCGCCAGGCGGAATGCGTGTTGACACACGAGACAGATGGGGACAGCCGGCGGAGGAGCTCAAACAGGCTCTCAGCGACCTGCGCGAGCGGCCCACCACCGTCTACCTGGTGCTGACGGCGGCCAACGAGATCAAGGCGCACTTCCGCTGGCTGCGCATCCTGTTCGAGCAGGCCACCAGCCGCCTGATCCGCATGGGCGAATACCCTCGCGACCGCGCGTCGATCATCTTCCTGATGGAGGAATTCCCG from Methylorubrum populi includes these protein-coding regions:
- a CDS encoding IS4 family transposase, which encodes MARTALEHALPAGWIDEVFEQHRQRQYTRELLFSTVVRLTMLVALGLRSSLHAAAREAEDLTVSLPALYDKVNRTEPDLLRALVRGSATRLAPVMTAAGTGHPSLPGYALRVLDGNHLPGSDKRLKPLRAHRGAALPGQTLVVYDPDTGLAVDLVAAEDAYADERALARALLDAAAPGQVWVADRHFCVRTWLQGLVEAGSHFVVRRHGNHPRLGAQGDWQACGSCETGTLCEQSITLEGSGDAWRRIALSLTAPTTEGDRTIWLWSNLPASVSAAQIAQVYRRRWRIEGLFLQMERVLHSEAGRLGRPRAALLGFAAAVLAHNVLSLLSACIEQVHGPEPRVSVFHLSRQIGAGYEGLMVALGHGSVLTGQEDAASVAARLLALAERVDPGRIATSPRGPKRKVDKPYVAAATARKHVATARVLEKAKLMAKKTP
- a CDS encoding flagellin: MDEHAVAGGDEGAQPSRTSGPGRLEGGVGHVDVADGDLVNAINASGLATAAVDDAGKLTVTGNSDSLKVGVGGGATAAAALTDAQSGNGNDELGLTAAAYTTGLSSDKTSAARTALASQFNDLRTQIDQIAKDSGFNGTNLLGGDTLSVIFNEKTGSDQSKLTIAGRKLTAESLGVSKAVNGTAGTGEFNIQTDKGLASMQDTLKTALASLKSLQSGFGSNLSNVQVRQDFTKQVGNILDTGAANLVNADMNEEAANSQALSTRQSLGVSALSLANQANQGILQFLR
- a CDS encoding ADP-ribosylglycohydrolase family protein translates to MVAARLLVEMGTEPEAAIAMVRRVRDPRAVETHAQEAWVRQGRPQAIARPDEAGARNRAVGALLGLAVGDAVGTTIEFSAKPSQAVLSDMVGGGPFDLKAGQWTDDTAMALPLGDSLLAAQNLDPGDLMRRFTSWSRHGAYSCTGACFDIGNATAAALRRFQQSGDPFAGSNDPNTAGNGSIMRLAPVAVRHWHDRETMLRVARDQSLTTHAAREAIAGCEILADLLATGIRGTTLPGLLSSEAVARVSGFRLGQPRNEVRGTGYVVASLHAGLWAVSRTSTFRDAVLLAANLGEDADTTAAVTGQIAGALHGASAIPKDWLDRLAWRERIEQMAGDLFDSGLGRLAA
- a CDS encoding transposase — encoded protein: MVLQAGLDEVARFLERADPPSRQDATPVRRALAGIAWHLRTGGGWRALPAGFPPWRTVYGWFRRWIEKGLFESLMRALARRQRRRCGRRPEPRLAIIDGAFTAERCREWCNLHGMRHHVVEKDPDQRGFVVLERRWVVERTFGWLSHWGGLLRERAGRLDVATGRLACVACLVAANALNNPA